The DNA region TCAGCTGGAATGATGGAGGCTTTTGCTTCAAGTAGTAATTTAACCTTGATTTTTGTTTGTATTGTAGCCCGAACCAGACTGAGAGTCTCCTGTATCAGCTTATGAATGTCCTGATTGATTGTGATATGTCTGCCCTTTCTGGCAAAAGATAGAAGCTTCTGGGTCAAGGCAGCAGAAGTCTCAGCTGCATTATAGATCATCTGGGCATATGATCTCATTTCTTCATCTTTCAATTGCTCCGAAAGGATGGTTGCATAGCCAAGTACACCCATCAGCTGATTATTAAAATCATGAGCGATCATCCCGGCAAGTTGACCCACAGATTCCAGTTTTTCATAAACATGAAGTTTCTCTTCCACTTCTCTCTGCTCAGTTACATCCTGGATCATGATAATAGCAAAATCAGGTTTCTCAGGTGCCGTTTGAACAATTGAGATCAGAATATTCCCCCAGAACATGCTGCCATCTTCACGCAGGATATGTTGCTCTTCAAAAAACTCAGCTCTCTTACCTGTAAAAATATCTTCCAATACTATTTTATATAAATCACGTCTTTCCACAACGAGAAGAGATTCCAGCTTTTCAAGTTTGCGGTCCAAATGGCTGCCTAACAGCTTCAATATCTCCTGATTTGAGAAAATTATACTGCCTTCTTCATTTACAAAGATGATTCCCATGGGAGCATTTTCAATTATTGTCCGGAATTTCTTCTCGCTCTCCTGCAATTCCCTCTCAAACTGGATTCGTTCAGAAATATTACGAATAGATGCGACATAATAATTTATATCATTCCTGCGAAAATAATTAAGTGAAATCTCCATTGGGAAACCTTTCCCATCTTTTCTTCGTCCCTGCTCACCCAGAATTAATTGTTCCTGGTCATTAATAAAATGCTGCATTTTCTCACGATCTTCTGCCAGATCCATGATCGAATTCCCCGTTAATTCCTGCTTTTGATAGGCGAACATTTCCGCTCCAGAACTGTTTACCTCCAGGATTTTACCAGTATCGTTATTAGTAAGTAATAAACCATCACGACTTACTTCAAATACTGATCTGTATTTTTCTTCGCTTTCCCGTAATTGCTCTCTGGCAAGCTTCTGCTCATTAATATCTTCTATTAAAAGCATGATTCCCTGACTGGAAATGCTTTCACTATCCAAACGCGCCATGGTAAGTGAACACCAGAAATGTTGACCGTTGTTCTTGATCAACTGATATTCCTCAGTAGATGATTCGATCTTACCGGAAGTTATGCTATTCAAATGTCCCGTAAAACCAGCTTTTTGGATATTAGATAGAAACTTCAATACTTCTTGATTGAGAATATCTTCAGTTTCTAATTCCAACAGGTTCAATAAGGCAGGATTTACCAGATTGATCCGCTTTGAACTATCCATGATAATAATTCCCATAGGTGAATTTTCAAAGAATAATCTAAAGCGCGCCTCAACCTGACGTAATTGAGATTCTATTGATTTCATCACAGTGATATCAATAAAAGTTCCCAATACAGAATTCTTTTCTCCTTCTCTTGTTTGACTCTCAAGTCTTATATTTGCCTGTAATTCCTTTTGATCTCGCGTTAGGATTTTGGTTGCTAATTCAAACTTACTGTTGATCATCACGCATTGCTGGAGTTGCTCAAGAAATTTATCCTGATTCTCCTCAGAAAGCAACGATACAAATTCTATTCTATTTATCTCTGTAGAAGAACCTGATTCATAACCGAGGATATTCAGCATCTCTTCAGAACAACTCATCATATCAGTCTCTGGATTATATTTCCAGTAGCCAAATTTGGCTATTTGCTGTGCTTCTTTCAATAATTGCTGACTTTCAGCTACCATCTCTTCTGCTTTTACCCGGTTATGAATGTCCATTTCCATGATCAGTGCATATCTGCGATCCTCTTCTTCCGTGTAAAATGAGGTCACTGTTGTCAAAGTCCATAAAAATGTTCCATCCTGGCATAAAAGCTTTTTCCTGATGACAAACTGGTTGCTCTTTCCTTCAAATATTTCCTGGAATTTCTCAAGACATTCCGTTAGATCATCGGGATGAATTAGATCTGTGATCTGCAGTTTTTCAAATTCTTTTATCTTGTAACCACACATCAATAAAATTGTAGGGTTAAAATAGACAAAATTCATATCTTCATCGATCAAAGATATACCCATTGGTGCATGATTAAATATTGCCCGAAACTTGGCTTCACTTGATCTGATCTGTAATTCCGCCTGCTTCTCACTTGTGATGTCCTGAACTGTTCCATATACTGATAATGCCCTGCCATTTTCATCAACGGAGATTCTTCCCCGTTCGTGAAGGAATTTCAGCTGACCTCGTGTATTCTCTATCTTATAAGTCTGATCAAAATTAAGATCACCAGTCAATTCTTTTCGTTTTAATGCTTTTAAAAGTAATTCCTTCGGTTGATTAATAGATTTACAGAAAAGGGCAAGCGACTGACTTTCCGGGTCGTGTTTCACTCCCAATATTTCACTCAATTCCAGTGACCATCTTATTCTATGGGTTTTTAAATTCATTTCCCAATAACCCAACCGGGCTATCTTTCTCGCTTCATTGGCTCGTTGTTCACTGTTTTTTAGCTGCAATTCTGTCTTAAATCTATCCGTCAGATCATAGACTATTCCCAGAAGGGTATTGATATTCCCATTCTCATCAAATTCCGGCTGAACTGTTGTCTCAAAGGCTCGGATATTATCTCCACTGCCAAATTTGAACTCCACTTTCTGTGACTCTCCAGTTTCAAGTGCTGCGGTTAATGCCTGCTGGTTGATCTGAATTATCTCATCCCTTAACGGTAATTCAGTCAAATGTTTACCTATAACCTCCTCGGGACTGAATTGCAGCAGATCATGAAAATATGAATTGATATAAAGAAACTTCATCTTGTAATTTATTCTAAAAACAAGCCCGGGAAGGCTGCCGGCAAGTTTATTCCATTCAATATCCTTCTGACGAAGATTCTGACGGCTGATTTTCAGATTTTTCTGCGTCCATAATAGATTAGCAATATATAATGCCATAACAATAAATATTATCAGAAATACTAATAGTGATTGCCAGTTCTCTTGCAGATAATTCCTTCCAGCATTAATTACTATTGTATTTTTGCTCAATCTGGATATCTTTAACCCAAATCTATCCAATGCTTTCTGATCATACTTATATTGATAGGGAGTATCTTTTAATATCGGTATATCTTCTGCTCGTTCACCCTCAAGTATCCTCAAGGCAATTTTTCCTGCTTCTTCACCCTGCTGATATCCAGATATCACCGCTCCACCAAGCACTCCTTTATCCAAATAATAATTCCAGCATACATAAACCGGCACGCGAGACGCCTTTGATATCCTTTCTACTGTTTCTTCAACTTCAAAAAAATCTCCACCTCTATCAAGATTGAATATTAATAATAAGACGGCATATTCGTTGCTCAGCTTCCGCAATTTCTCTTCCAACTCACTCATCGTATAATTTAAAGGAAATTCAAATTTCAGCTTATCTTCAAACCGTTTTAGCTGCTTCTTCGCCTGATTGGTTGTTGCAACCCCCGTTTTCGTGTTGCAATCACTCACAATAAAGATCTTTTTCACCCCTGGCTGTATTTTTAATATCTGCTCTACCGTTAAATCCGGGTGAATGATCTCATTCACTCCAGTATAGTTAGGATAGCCACTCAAATCATAATCATCCAGATAATTTATCCCACAAAACACCACTGGTACTTCCGGGAATATATCTTCACCATATTTCATCATAAAAGATAATGCCTGATTATCTGAGGCTATCACTAAATCTATATCTGATATGTCCTGATATTTTTCCTTTATCAGTATATTCATCTTCTCAAGATAACCATCTCCCGGATAGCGTTTGGCATCAAGATATTCAAGATAGAGATTTACTTTTTCCTCACTTGCGCTTTCCAGATAGTCACTGATACCTTTGGTGATCTCTTCACTCCAGATATAGGTGGAATTATATGAATGGAGTATCAAAATATTAGATCCCTTACGGGATAACCGCTTGATCTGTCCTGCTTGAAGGATACTGCCGGTTAGTATGACAATAATTAATATTATAAGATGGAACCTCTTAAACATTATATTTCCTCTTTCATACTTTATATTCTTTCAGGCAAATTAGTCGATCAAGTTTCTTTTGTCTATTTGTTTTTATCCTCAGGCACTTCAATGCCTTCGTGTATGAGCAGACGTGCGCCGCCGGTGTACTCACAGATGGAGCGGGGATGCGGGAAGATGATGAGAATATAGAACACGGATGACACAGATTTTACGGATTTGTACGGATAAGAAAAGGTGTTTTGGCTAAGTATAGAAGTTCGGTGAGGAAGATGTAGCCCGGCAAGGTTTGGTAGTTTCGGTGACATACCTGCCGTTTCCTGCGCCACACTTCCGGAGTACCGTTAGCGTTGCACGGGCACTTAATTAAGCAGACGTGCACCGCCGGAGTACTCTCATGTCCATCCTTCGCCTACTCCATCACTAAAGTTATGGACTACTTCCAGAAGGCTACGGCACGGTCTTCGAGGAACGGGCACTTAATTAAGCAGATACGGCAGGCAGATATATCTGCCTGCCGTTTTTTGAAGATCTGGAATTTATTTTTTTAGTTTAGCTATAGCGTTTTCTGCTGCTTTTATGAGCAGGTATTTGGTGGGTGCAGTAGTAAGCAGTGGGTGAGTACCAACCTGAAATGAGATCAATTCAAAAACAGTTACGTGTTTCTGAATGGCAAGTGCCACAACATTGATCAATTCACCAGTAGAGTCTCCGCCTACTATTTCTCCACCAATTATGGAATGATCCTGAGGTGAAACGGTCAATTTCACCAGCATTTTGGAAGTATCCGGCAGAGTGCCTGGATGCCTGTCAACGTCTTCGAATTTACCAATTACATATTCAACTCCAGCCTGCTGGGCAGATTGCTCAATAGCACCGGCAGAAGCAAAAGCCACTCCACCGATCTTGGTAGAGAATACAGAAAGAGTACCGACAAAGTTACGCAGAAGATTGATACTGAACAGATTATAACCCAGAATGCGAGCTTCAGCAGTTGCAGTTGATGCCAGCATGATATTACCTGTACGTCCTGTGATGAATCCAGTAGTCTGGGAGCAGTCACCTATAGCGAAAACGTCCTTTTGAGGAGTTCTCATATAGCGGTCAACTACAATGGCGTTATGGTCATTCATAGATAGTCCGGCAGCTTTAGCCAGCCCAGTATTAGGCTTGTAGCCAATAGCCGTGATCACCATTTCAGCAATGATCTCTGAACCGTCAGAAAGGCGAACACCAGTTACTTGATTATCTTTTCCGATGATTTCAGTAACCTTACAGCCAGTTTTAAGGTTGATTCCAGTATTGCGAATAACTTCATCTGCTTTATCTGCAATATCTTTTGAGAATGCCCGGAACAGGCAGCAGCTTTCCATTTCTACCAGAGTAACCACTTTATCTTCAAATTTAGCAAGCTGTTCAGCAACTTCCACACCAATGAAGCCACCACCGATAACTACGATATTTTTTGCAGCATCAGTTCTGGTTTTCAGTTTTTCAATGTAATTATAGCTTTTGATGATATATTCCACACCGTCAAGTTCATAACCGGGAATAAAAGTGGGTACAATTGGAATAGAGCCAGTGGCAAACACAAGTTTTTGATAGCCGAATTGTTGCTTGCTCATGGTAGTGAGGATTTTGGTTTCCAGGTCAATATCGATCACCTGATCAACCACAACTTCTCCACCTGCATCAATAAAAGGTTTGGGTCCCATGGCGTTTTTTGATACGTCACCCAGATCGTGAAAGATGTAAGGAATACCACATGGTACAAGACCTTTCGCTTCTTCTTTGATCATTAGAAAGCTTTTCTCGGTATTCTGTTTCTTGCCAGTTACCCCAGCAATAATCCCAGAGGGTCCTCCTCCAATAATGATTACATCATAGTTTCTCATTTTTCATCTCCTTATTTATTTTTTAGAAAAAATACAAATGGTATAGTGCCCAGGGCAAAGAAAGTGATGATCGAATAAGTACTATCCAGTCCGATCTTATCGGTGAAATAACCTACAAACATGATCATAATAGAGCTCAAAACAAAGCTGATAGTCATATAAATCCCATTGATCAAAGACATGTGCTCAGAATCGTGATCATGCACCATAGCCAGCATCACTGGACCACTGCCAAACAGAAAGAAACCATTGAGGATAAGCACTGGAACAGTCAACCAGCCATGCAAGTGCGTGAATAACCACATTAAAAGAGGATTGGCGATGGCGATGATCAGAAGAGCATTTTTTCTGCCGATCTTATCTGAAATTGAACCAGCCAGAAAAGTGCCTGCTGCCCCGGCAAACTGCAATATGGAAAGCGATGCTCCCGCTATCCAGAGACTGGAGCCTTTCATAGTAAGATAGGTGGGTAAATAAATTGTGAGGGCAGCTTTTAAACCAGCCCTGAAGAATATGATTCCGGCAATCGTGATAAAGAAGGGTGTCATAGTACGCAAAGTGCTTTTTATCCCAATGGGATTTTCTAATTTATCTGCTTTTACTACTTTGATCTTCCGTAGTCGGAAAAAGAGAATTACTGAAGCAATCACTCCAAAAGGAGCGAGACGCCATGTGCCTTCCAGTTTCCATAATGAGATAGCAGCCAGGATAATCAGAGGACCCAAAGTCCTTGCCAGTTCTCCACCCAGCATATAAAAACTCATTCCCTTGCCAATGCGGTCACCAGATACCTGCTTTATCATCACCGGTGCTGGAACATGAAAAAGCATTGAACCAATACCAGCCATAAAGATCAAAATAGTAACAATAATATAACTTGGAGCAATCCCCAGCAGACTCATTGAGATAGCTGTTATGGCAGGAGCGATAATGATCAGATATCGCACACTTACACGATCGGCTATTACACCTAGAAACGGATTAAGGAGGCTTGGTATCTGGCGGATGATATCCAGAAAACCAGCCTGAAATACACTAATTCCCAGTTTACTGATCAGCAGTGGTAATATCGGTGCCAGAAATGATGAATATATATCATGAAATAAATGTGACAGTGAAACTGTGAGTACATTTTTAAGATTGAATCTCTGCTTACTCATTAGTGGAATTCTCACCTCTTTCACGACAACAATTGCCATGACCAAACTCACTGGCAAGGTCAGTTATATTTTCTGACCCGCATTTTGGACATTTCCCTATAATTTTATCTATTTCTGATTTAAAGATATTTCCGCAATTTCCGCATTTATAGATGTTACCCCGAAAGTGGATATTCCCACCCTCAATAGTGAGATGTCTGCCTTCAATCAGAAACTGAGCGATCTTAAACCTTGCCTGTTCAATGAGACGTGTGAAGGTCGGACGGGAAATCTCCATTTTCTCGGCTGCCTGAGAATGTTCCAGATTCAAATGGTCTGTTAAGCGGATAGCTTCGTATTCATCAAGACTCAAAATTATTGTCTCAAGTGCCTTGCGTCGGATTCCCACAGGTTTAAAATCTGTGAAAAGAGGCGGGTGTCCCACCAGCCTGTCTTTTTGAGGT from Candidatus Stygibacter australis includes:
- a CDS encoding MFS transporter; translated protein: MSKQRFNLKNVLTVSLSHLFHDIYSSFLAPILPLLISKLGISVFQAGFLDIIRQIPSLLNPFLGVIADRVSVRYLIIIAPAITAISMSLLGIAPSYIIVTILIFMAGIGSMLFHVPAPVMIKQVSGDRIGKGMSFYMLGGELARTLGPLIILAAISLWKLEGTWRLAPFGVIASVILFFRLRKIKVVKADKLENPIGIKSTLRTMTPFFITIAGIIFFRAGLKAALTIYLPTYLTMKGSSLWIAGASLSILQFAGAAGTFLAGSISDKIGRKNALLIIAIANPLLMWLFTHLHGWLTVPVLILNGFFLFGSGPVMLAMVHDHDSEHMSLINGIYMTISFVLSSIMIMFVGYFTDKIGLDSTYSIITFFALGTIPFVFFLKNK
- a CDS encoding DUF134 domain-containing protein, which translates into the protein MPRPQKDRLVGHPPLFTDFKPVGIRRKALETIILSLDEYEAIRLTDHLNLEHSQAAEKMEISRPTFTRLIEQARFKIAQFLIEGRHLTIEGGNIHFRGNIYKCGNCGNIFKSEIDKIIGKCPKCGSENITDLASEFGHGNCCRERGENSTNE
- a CDS encoding FAD-dependent oxidoreductase — translated: MRNYDVIIIGGGPSGIIAGVTGKKQNTEKSFLMIKEEAKGLVPCGIPYIFHDLGDVSKNAMGPKPFIDAGGEVVVDQVIDIDLETKILTTMSKQQFGYQKLVFATGSIPIVPTFIPGYELDGVEYIIKSYNYIEKLKTRTDAAKNIVVIGGGFIGVEVAEQLAKFEDKVVTLVEMESCCLFRAFSKDIADKADEVIRNTGINLKTGCKVTEIIGKDNQVTGVRLSDGSEIIAEMVITAIGYKPNTGLAKAAGLSMNDHNAIVVDRYMRTPQKDVFAIGDCSQTTGFITGRTGNIMLASTATAEARILGYNLFSINLLRNFVGTLSVFSTKIGGVAFASAGAIEQSAQQAGVEYVIGKFEDVDRHPGTLPDTSKMLVKLTVSPQDHSIIGGEIVGGDSTGELINVVALAIQKHVTVFELISFQVGTHPLLTTAPTKYLLIKAAENAIAKLKK
- a CDS encoding ABC transporter substrate binding protein: MFKRFHLIILIIVILTGSILQAGQIKRLSRKGSNILILHSYNSTYIWSEEITKGISDYLESASEEKVNLYLEYLDAKRYPGDGYLEKMNILIKEKYQDISDIDLVIASDNQALSFMMKYGEDIFPEVPVVFCGINYLDDYDLSGYPNYTGVNEIIHPDLTVEQILKIQPGVKKIFIVSDCNTKTGVATTNQAKKQLKRFEDKLKFEFPLNYTMSELEEKLRKLSNEYAVLLLIFNLDRGGDFFEVEETVERISKASRVPVYVCWNYYLDKGVLGGAVISGYQQGEEAGKIALRILEGERAEDIPILKDTPYQYKYDQKALDRFGLKISRLSKNTIVINAGRNYLQENWQSLLVFLIIFIVMALYIANLLWTQKNLKISRQNLRQKDIEWNKLAGSLPGLVFRINYKMKFLYINSYFHDLLQFSPEEVIGKHLTELPLRDEIIQINQQALTAALETGESQKVEFKFGSGDNIRAFETTVQPEFDENGNINTLLGIVYDLTDRFKTELQLKNSEQRANEARKIARLGYWEMNLKTHRIRWSLELSEILGVKHDPESQSLALFCKSINQPKELLLKALKRKELTGDLNFDQTYKIENTRGQLKFLHERGRISVDENGRALSVYGTVQDITSEKQAELQIRSSEAKFRAIFNHAPMGISLIDEDMNFVYFNPTILLMCGYKIKEFEKLQITDLIHPDDLTECLEKFQEIFEGKSNQFVIRKKLLCQDGTFLWTLTTVTSFYTEEEDRRYALIMEMDIHNRVKAEEMVAESQQLLKEAQQIAKFGYWKYNPETDMMSCSEEMLNILGYESGSSTEINRIEFVSLLSEENQDKFLEQLQQCVMINSKFELATKILTRDQKELQANIRLESQTREGEKNSVLGTFIDITVMKSIESQLRQVEARFRLFFENSPMGIIIMDSSKRINLVNPALLNLLELETEDILNQEVLKFLSNIQKAGFTGHLNSITSGKIESSTEEYQLIKNNGQHFWCSLTMARLDSESISSQGIMLLIEDINEQKLAREQLRESEEKYRSVFEVSRDGLLLTNNDTGKILEVNSSGAEMFAYQKQELTGNSIMDLAEDREKMQHFINDQEQLILGEQGRRKDGKGFPMEISLNYFRRNDINYYVASIRNISERIQFERELQESEKKFRTIIENAPMGIIFVNEEGSIIFSNQEILKLLGSHLDRKLEKLESLLVVERRDLYKIVLEDIFTGKRAEFFEEQHILREDGSMFWGNILISIVQTAPEKPDFAIIMIQDVTEQREVEEKLHVYEKLESVGQLAGMIAHDFNNQLMGVLGYATILSEQLKDEEMRSYAQMIYNAAETSAALTQKLLSFARKGRHITINQDIHKLIQETLSLVRATIQTKIKVKLLLEAKASIIPADPGQIQNALLNLILNACDAMPAGGVLKITTSIIELKESDSSTFYENVIAGRYIKVSISDTGQGMTEESKKRIFEPFFTTKREGKGTGLGLPAVFGTVKSHQGYISFDSELGEGTVFNLYLPLSEIQVEEESSSNSKGYTIHGSGNIILFDDEEIVRKTVYTLLNSLGYNVKTFADGIEGLQYYKANWEEIDLILLDVIMPEMDGPEVFKRLQKINPKVKVLLFSAYSATRDVQDALNNGALGFIHKPILRDELSQKISQALADQRVNNLRSLFGIKEATRVDINQTLLLDLKKGIIDQFHTIISDLKTAMGNMETDNILLMLRSLELFVQKVKIKGISALIKNLKQKYTEPQKCEEILNEIENQFMRELE